A region of the Oceanihabitans sp. IOP_32 genome:
TACCAAGAATGGCATTACAAAATTTAAAGCTATGGACGAATCCGACACATCGCTATTTAGAGAAGACAACAACAGCTTACACCAAGAAGGAAAGAAAATTTTATATGCAAAAAATTATGAGAAAATAAAGTATAAGCTATTACCCTATTCTATAAAAAAAGACCTAGGAACACTAGTTCAAGGACCTTTAGGCAAGGGAGCTGATATAACCAATAATTACCATTCCCCAAAGTGGTCTATTTTAAAAGAATTTTGGCCAGAATTGTTTCAAAGAGAACAACAAGCAATAAATTTTGGGGAATTGCCGAGTTAAAGCCATACACATTTGCAATTCGCTGAAGCCAAGCAAAAGCCCAAAATTGCAAAAGAGTATGGCTTTGCCAACGCTGATTGACAATAGGAATGAAAAAAGCCAGCAGAGAACAATGTGTATAAGTAATAGCGGTTTAAGTGATAGAACAAAAGGAAAAACATAAAACAAAGGTCAGTACAAAACCGAAAGGTTTGTGAGTAGAAATCCGCTACTACTCATACACGAGAACGTTGTGCCCAATGGTTGAAAATCCGAGCTGAAGAGATTAAGTCATTGGCTGACAGTAATGGAGAATTTCAGCAAAATAGCCAATTTATTGATTGACAATCTATTTCACGATTGAGGTTTTGCCTTGGTTTGACTGTCATCCGCCGACTTAAAATATTTTTTTTGGCTTGACTCTCAACGATTGAATGGAAAACGGGCTGAATTTAAGCTTCACTGAAAACTGAAATTTAGCAAAGCGGGTTTGAATAAAAGGGTTGAATTGAAATTCTGAATGCAATGAATGTTTTCGGTTTTTTGGGGTGTCGAACGACGAGGAAAGTATCTTGATTAATTTATCCGAAAACCGAATTTTAATGTGCTAATTTCAATCTGAATATTCTTAAGATTAACCCGTTCGGAGAATTGAATTACATACTTAAATCAGCCCTTGAAAGAGTTGGATTAAAGAATTCCTCGGCTGGAAAAAAATATTAGAGCGACCACGAAATCCTTGCGCTGAATATATTGGATAGAATCTGAATTTACGGTGGCAGGTTTTGCGTAGTCTTTGAATTTATCGACAAATGTTCAATCGCTCGTATTTATTGACGAAGAAAAGAAACCACAGGGCACAACAAAGGGTGTAAAAAATGCTGGTTTCTAGGCTGTAATCGGTAACTTTTCGTTCCAATTTAGCTTTTTACTGTGGGATAATGACGATGTTCCAATCTCCAGCACTTTCCACACCCTCAGCCGTTGTGCAACATTTACGAAAAAACTTACATTAGAACAAAAAATAAACTGAATGAAAAGAATATTATTTACAATCGCTTTGTGCGGAATGACTTTAATCGCTAAATCTCAAACCGCAAGTGTGGAAAAATCTACTTATGGAATTCAAACTGGATTTTTAGGAATTTGGGCTCATAACGAATCTAAATTGACTAATTCCATAGCGTTACGAACTGAAATTGGATTTGATAGCGGAATTTGGGGTGGAGATTTCTACGATGGAACTGGATTTTTAATGACACCTGTTATCACTCTCGAACCACGACTTTACTACAACCTGAATAAAAGAGTGAAAAAGTCACGTAGGATTGACGGAAATAGCGGTAATTTTATTTCATTGAAAACGAGTTATCATCCTGATTGGTTTGTTATTTCTAATACTGATAATGTTAGTGTAATAAGTGATATTTCGATTGTACCAACTTGGGGAATAAGAAGAAACATCGGAAAACATTTTACGTACGAAACTGGCATCGGAATTGGATATCGCTACATATTTGCGAAACAAGCTGGATTTTCAGAAAACGAAGGCGAAGCAACTGCGAATTTACATTTAAGAATAGGATATAGATTTTAGACCGAATAAAAAACGTTGCACAATAACTAAGCATTCGTGTGGTCGGTACGACCCAACATGAATGCCGTGTTGACTGAACCGGTGTTTGTCGGTTCGCCCTTATGGGGAATGGTCTGTTTTGGATTGGATTTTTAGGAGTTGGTTTTTCTAAAATTTGATGCACCAATTTATTGAGAATGATCCGATTTTTCGTACTAGTTGATTATTGCTTGATTGGCTTTATCTCTTATAAGATCTTTGCTTATTTTTAAAGCAAATTCATCTACTTTCTTCCATGACGTATACTCTATAGCTTTATTGGTTTTTGTAGGGCCTTTTGTTAATTTCATAATGAATTTAATCATTAATTTATCTAAAAAAGAGTATGCGCTATAGTCTAATTTACCAGCAAATACTTCTGTGTAATCTGGATTCCAACTCGTGTTTTTAATAAATTTTATAAAATACGGATTGGTGTTTGGTGAATTTTTATCCGCTTTTCTAGCGACTAGATTTACTGAGAAAAAAGCCGTTTTAATGTTTTTAAAATAGGGTTTATTTTCTTTAACAAACTTATATACTTGCTCATTATGTTTACCGTACCTCACACTAGCTCCAATTATTAAGGTGTGAAATTTTGACAAATCGGCGTTAAAATTTTCGATTGGAAACCACGTTGTCTCTATTTGTTTATCGTTAAAGGATTTGTATAATCGTTCACAGATTTTTTTTGTTTGTCCATCTACAGAAGAATAAATAATTCCAACGTTTTGTTGCATGTTTTTGTTCGTTATTTTAAGGTATTTAATAATTTTTTTAAGTATTCTTACAACTTCATAAGATGAATATCTTACTTCATGTATAAAACTTAAATAAACTACATTTAATTTTTTAACAAGGTGTCTGGGAAATTCGCTTTAAACTTTTTTAATCGAGGTATAGACACATTTTTTATATAGGAATTATTTGGGTTACGTTTTTCGTAATCTTGATGATAGTCTTCAGCTATCCAAAATTTTTGAAAAGGGTAGACCTCTGCGGCAATAGTAACATTAAGTTTTTTAGCTAACGTATTCTTTTTGTTTATAATAATTTGTTTTTGAGATTCATTTTGATAAAAAATTATTGACCGGTATTGCGAGCCGTGATCTGGCCCCTGTCCGTTTACCTGGCTAATATTTTGAGAAGCGAAATACACGTCTACTAAGGTTTCAAAACTCACTATTTTTGGGTCGTAAATAACTTCAACAGCCTCTGCATGGCCAGTAGTACCCGTATTACTAGATTGGTATGTTGGGTTTTTTGTATATCCTCCTGCATATCCCGAAACAGCCTCATGAACGCCCTTTACACTCTCATAAATGGCCTCAACGCACCAAAAGCATCCGCTGGCAAAATAAGCACGTGCTTTACCATTTTTAATTGGAACTTCTATAGGTTCTGCATTAATTATAGCTTGTTGTTTTTTGTTGATTTGTGCCGAATTCTGACAGCTAAAAAATAAGCTAATAATAGCTAAGCACGTTAATTTTTTCATGGTTGTAATTTATTTGCTTTTTAAAATAGTTTTATAAAAATACAAAACCTTATTTGTAAGGGTTTTAAAATTAACATAATGTTTATGTTGTTGGGATATCGAGGAGGTGGCTCAATAACATAAGTGAATGTAACCCATAGCATTTTACAAGAAGAGTAAACCTGTTAAAATCTGCTTCTTGTGGGTTAAAGATTACAAATTATTTTGTCTTTATCATCTTTTAGTTGATTGTCCTGCCGCTCAAAACGATTTCAACTAATACTCGAATCGACCATAGAGGGATAAAACCACTTATAGGGCATAAAAAAAACCTTCGAAAGGAAGGTTTTTAGAATATAGGTTTAGAATGGAACTAAAGTTTTGAGAACATTTTTTCCATTTTTGCTTTTTGCTCTTCTGCTAAAGCTGTATCAACTAAAATTCGTCCACTATGCTCGTCTGTAATCACTCTTTTACGAGAAGCGATCTCCACTTGAACTTGCGGTGGAATTGTGAAGAACGATCCTCCTGAGGCACCTCTTTCAATAGGCACAACAGCTAAACCGTTTTTAACATTTTTGCGAATTCTATTATATGCAGCAACTAATCGGGCTTCGATTTGTTTTTTGTAGTCTTCTGATTTTGAAATTAAAGCTTGTTCTTCTTTTTCAGTTTCTGCTAAGATAGCATCTAATTCATCTTTCTTGTGTTTTAGATGACTTTCACGCTGTTTAACACGCTCTTTAGTTTCTGCAATAACTTGCTTTTTCTGCTCTATTTGAACTTTAAATTCTTTTATATGTTTTTCTGCTAATTCAATTTCTAACTCTTGGAATTCGATTTCCTTACTAAGCGAATTAAACTCTCTGTTATTTCTAACATTTTGTTGCTGCTCAGTATATTTTTTGATTAAAGCTTTAGATTCTTCAATAAGATTTTTCTTAGCGGTAATGTCGTTATTTATTACCTCTAAACTAGCAACTAGTTTATCTAATCTAATGTTTAGTCCAGCAACTTCATCTTCTAAATCACGAACTTCTAATGGAAGTTCTCCACGAACGTTTCTTATTTCGTCTATACGAGAATCGATGAGTTGTAAATCGTATAGAGCTCTCAAGCGATCTTCTACAGTTATTTCTTTCTTTTTAGCCATACATTAAAAATACTTAACAGGATTGGTGTTTGTGTTTGATAAAACGATTGCAAAATTAGTGATTTTTTTTGTAAGATATGCTACTAAAAGATTTTTTGTGTATTGTTCGCTTTCATAATGTCCTATATCTGCCAAAATTATGTTATTTTCTGCCATAAAAAAATCGTGGTATTTTAAATCGGCTGTCACAAAGGCATCAGCACCAGCGGCTTGTGCTGCTTGAATTGCAAAACTTCCAGATCCACCCAAAACAGCTACTTTTTTAATAGACTTGTTTATTAATGCGGAGTGCCGAATACATTCGGTATTCATTTTAGCTTTTAAATGTTCTAAAAAACACGGGCCATCCATGGGGTTTTCTAATTCACCAAGCATCCCCATACCAATATGTTGGTTTTTATTTTCTAAAGTTGTTATTTCGTAAGCAACTTCTTCGTAACTGTGCGTCTTAAAAAGGGTTTTAAGTATTTTAGATTCTAAATGTTTGGCATAGGTGATGGTTATTTTGGTCTCGGCTTCGGTGTGTAATATTTCTTTTTCACCAACGACAGGATTAGAGTTCGCGTTCCCTTTAAAAGTGCCAAAGCCATCTACATTAAAACTACAATTGTCGTAATTGCCAATATTCCCAGCACCAGCATTAAACAAAGCGGTTCTTAATTGTTGGGCTTCTTGTTTTGGCACGTAAGTGGTTAACTTTTTTATAGTGTTGCTTTGGGGTATTAAAACTCGTTTGTTAACGAGTTTTAATTGGTCGCAAATCATATGGTTTACGCCTTGCCAAGCATTATCTAAAGCAGTGTGTATGGCGTAAATGGCAATGTCGTTTTTTATAGCTTTTAATACCACGCGCTCCACATAATTCTTGCCTGTGATTTTTTTTAGGCCCTTAAAAATAATAGGGTGGAAGCTCACAATAAGATTACATTTTTTATCTATAGCCTCGTCTACAACGGTTTCGAGTGTGTCTAAAGTGACTAAAACTCCAGTGATTTTTGCGTTTTTATCGCCTACAAGCAGGCCTACGTTATCAAAATCTTCAGCGTAAGCCAAAGGTGCAAGTGCTTCTAAATGATTTATAACGTCTTGAACTATCATATTTATTTTATGGTATTGATTTAAAACAAATATAAATATTATATTTTCGTGGCTGTGAAGCTAATTAGAAAAATATTATTCCCAGTTGTCCCAATTTACTACGTGGTAACTTGGTTGCGAAATAAATTGTATGATCTGGGAATTAAAAAATCCGTTTCATACGATTTCCCTGTGATATGTGTTGGTAATTTAAGCGTTGGTGGCACCGGTAAAACACCAATGATTGAATATTTAATTAACTTGCTTAAAGATGATTTTAAAGTGGCCACTTTAAGTAGGGGGTATAAGCGAAAAACTTCTGGATTTCAGTTGGCCGGTGGGTTATCGGATGCTGACACTCTTGGAGATGAGCCTTTTCAATTTTACAATAAATTTAAAAATGATATTTTGGTGGCTGTTGATTCTGATAGAAATAACGGTATTAGAAACCTTAGAAATTTAGAGGGTAAGCCTAATGTTATTTTACTCGACGACGCTTTTCAACATCGCAAGGTTAAAGCGCGTTTCAATATATTATTAACAACTTACAGCAGTATTTATACTGACGACATGGTTTTGCCTACTGGTAATTTAAGAGAACCCAAAAGTGGTGCAAAACGTGCCGATGTTATTGTGGTGACAAAATGCCCTTATAATTTAGAAGTAAACACTCAAAACGAAATTATAAAGAAGATTAAACCTGAAAATGATCAGCACGTATTCTTTAGCCATATTACTTATTCTAATGCGGTGTTTTCTAGTAATACCTCAATAGAATTAAAAACTTTGCCAAATTTTACTTTAGTTACCGGAATTGCAAATGCAAAGCCTTTAGTTGATTTTTTAGCGACTTATAATTTAAATTTTAATCATTTGAATTATAGTGATCATCATGACTTCTCGCAGCAAGATATTCTTGAATTGCAAAAGCATGAATTAATTATTACTACCGAAAAAGACTATATGCGCTTGAAAAAATACGACATTTTAAGACCAAAGTTATACTATTTGCCCATAACAATTGGTTTAAATGATACTCAGGTGTTTAATAAGTTAATTAAAGATGTGGTTACACCAATTTAGTGTTGCTGTTCTGTAAAGCTAAAGCGTTATAAAGCTTTTTTTCGAATTCTTCTTGCTTGAAGGGTTTGGGTATAATATCTGTAAAACCCGCATTTTTAAATTCAACCATTCTATCTTCTATAGTTACGGCTGTTAATGCAATAATAATGATATCGTTATTAAATTCTCTAATTAATTTGGTGGCTTCGATACCGCTTATACCTGGCATATGAATATCCATTAAAACAACTTTATAATGGTTTGTTTTTACTAGTTTCACGGCTTCCTTACCATTGTCAATTACATCACAGTCCAGATTCAATTTGCTTAAAATCTTCTTGGTAATCATTTGGTTTATTTTGTTGTCTTCAACAATTAAAATTTTTACACCAGTAAGATCTAGCTTTTCGACATCTTTGCTAAAATAAGTGGGTGCTTTTTCTGGAACCTCCATTTTGGTTGTATATTCCATTGGTATTTCACAATAAAAAATGGTGCCTTTGCCTAACTCACTTTTTAAATAAATTTTACCTTTTAAAAGATTTACTAGGCCTTTTACTATATAAAGCCCTAAGCCTGTACCGCCGTACATTCTATTAATTTGTACAGAACCTTGTGCAAAGCTATCAAACAAATTATTTTGCTTTTCTTGGCTAATACCAATACCATTATCTTCTATTTCAAATCGCAAGGTACAGGTGGTATCGTTTTGGTTAATTTTATAAACTCTAATCCAGATATCCCCATTTTTTGTAAATTTAATGGCGTTACCTATTAAATTTATGAGTATTTGAGATAATTTTAATTGATCTGCTATAAAATTTTCAGATAATTTCGAGTCGTATTCGAGATGAATTTGACTGTTGTTCTCTAAAGCGGAATTGTTTAAAGCTAAAATAATGTTGTTTATTTTATCTTTTAAATTAAAAACTTCTTTCTCAAACTCAACTTTATTGGCTTCAATTTTATTAATTTGAAGAATATCATTAATAAAGGTAAGCAAGTAATCGCCTGAAAACTTGAGTGATTTTAAATGCGGAATTTGCTCTGGTTTTGGATTCTCTTCTAAAAGCAGATTACTTAAACCTGTTACGGCGTACAGCGGAGTTCTTAATTCGTGAGTTATTGTTGATAAAAAATTAGTTTTTGTTTTAGTCGCTAATTCTGCTTTTTCTTTGGCTGTGACTAATTCTTTGTTTTTTACTTGAAGTACATTATTTGTTTTTATGCGAATGTTGTTGTTTCTATAAAGCGATAGGGTTAGCAAAGAAAGCATAATAATTAAAGCAACACTTAGTATAGATATAAAGGTGTTTAACTCGTTTTTGTTTTCAGCTTTTTTTAACTCTTCAGCCTGCTTTCTGTTTTCTTCTATTTTACTATTAATAAAAGATTCTACCTTTTGGTCGTAATATAGTTTTTCGTGATTTATAGACCTCAACGAATCAGATAGTTTAATATGTTCTTTTAAGTAGGCGTTGGAGGCTTTATAATTACCAATATTATTATTAATTTCACTCAGGTTTAAATAGGCGCCGTTTAAGATACGGGCATAATTATTTTCTTTAGCAATTTTGATACCTTCTTGAGTGAATTCCAGAGCTTTTTTATTATCACCTAAAAGACTGTAAATTTGACCTTGTCTTACTAGCGCATCACTTTTAGTTTTAAAATAACCGTTCTCTCTTGCCAATAAAATGGCTTGCTCGTTGGTTGCTTTAGCTTTTTCTAAATCGTTTAATTTTAAATGTATTTTAACTTCAGAAAGTAAAACTAGCCCTAAACATTCGTTTAAATTTTCGTTTTGGAATATGGACTTAGCGTGGTTGTATTTATCTAAAGCTTTGGAAAATTCTTTGTTTTCAGAATATATATGTCCAAAAATTTTATAAGATTTTCCAAGATTTTCATAATCGGAGATCGATTCTTGTATTTTTATAGCTCTATTAATTGATGTGATAGCACTATCTTCTTGTTGTACAATAAGTTTTAATTTGGCCTTTAGGGCATAGAGGACACCTTCCTTTTTCTTATTGTCTGCATCGACTGCAATTTTTATTGCTTTTATAAGTTGTTGTTTGGCTTCGTAATAATTGTGCTTATTTATATTAAGCTGGGCTTGTTCAATATAATAATCAATATTAGCATCAACAAGTGCGCGGTCTTTTCCGGCCGTTCTTTGTGATGACACAAGGGTAGTAAACAACAAAAAAATTATAAAGATGTATTTTTTCGATATTCTCATCTTTAAGTTTGAAATTATCACTAAATATAAGTATTTTATGTATAAAATTTAATTTTTATCAGATAATTTGCGAATTAAGTCAATTATACGCTGAGAATATCCTGTTTCGTTATCGTACCATCCTATTATTTTAACCATATTACCAATAACCGAGGTCATTTGAGAGTCGAAGATACAAGAGTGTCTGTTTCCAACAATATCTATAGAAACGATGGGGTCTTCAGTGTATTCTATAATGTCTTTATATTGATTTTGTGAAGCCTGTTTAAAAGCGTCGTTTACTTGTTTAATGGTAATTTCTCTTTTTACATTAAATGTAATATCTGTTAGTGATCCATTTATAACAGGAACTCGAATTCCGCAGCCTCCAATGGTTTGGGCAAGTTCTGGAAAAATCTTTGTAAGTGCTTTTGCTGCCCCCGTCGTTGTTGGGACGATAGACTGGGATGCTGCTCGTGCTCTACGCAAATCGCGATGGGGCTGATCGTGTAAACTTTGATCTGTTGTATAAGAATGTACAGTTGTAATATAAGCTTGATTTATACCGCATAATTTATTGATCACATCAATCATTGGAGCCGCATTGTTTGTGGTACATGAAGCGTTAGAGATTATGGTTTCGGTACCATCAAGAATCGTGTCGTTTACACCAATAACAATAGTTTTGATGTCGTCTTCAATTGGGGGAACACTTAAAATTACACGTTTTGCACCGTTAATAATATGGTGTTTTAAATCGTTTCTTGTTTTAAATTTACCAGAGGCTTCAATTACAAAATCAATCTTAAAGGGATTCCAATCGATGTTTTTAGGATGGTTTATATGTAAAAGAGGAATCTCTTTTTTATTTACAATAATACCGTTTTCATTATGAGAAACACTTCCGTTAAAAACTCCATGGACACTGTCATATTTAAGTAAATGACCTAAGGTTTTATTGTCTGCTAAATCGTTTATTACGACAATTTCTATGTTTTTGTGGTCTTGTAAAAGTCTAAAAACACGTCTGCCAATTCTTCCAAATCCATTAATGGCAACTCTAATCATATTTAAAGTATGTGTTTTTGAGCCCTATATGATGAGCGCACTAAAGCACTACTTTCTACATGGCGAAATCCTAATTCTAAACCAATATCTTCAAACTCTTTAAACTCTTCAGGATTGTAAAATTTATTTACAGGGAGATGTTTTTTACTGGGCTGAAGGTATTGACCAATAGTCACAACATCCACATTATGTGCTTTTAAATCGTGAAGGGTCTCAATGACTTCCGCTTTAGTTTCTCCTAAACCTAACATAATACCTGACTTCGTTCTGCGTTGCCCTTGCGATTTTAAATATTTTAATACACCTAAACTTTTTTCGTATTTAGCTTGTATACGCACTGCTCTGGTTAAGCGTTTTACGGTTTCTATATTGTGAGAAACAACTTCTGGAGCGACATCTATAATTCTATCCAAATGGCGCTCTACACCTTGAAAATCTGGAATTAGGGTTTCAAGGGTTATTTCAGGATTCATTCGCCTAACGGCTTTAACGGTTTCTGCCCACATGATACTTCCCATATCTTTTAAGTCGTCTCTATCTACACTGGTTAAAACGGCGTGTTTAATTTTCATTAATTTTATAGAGCGGGCTACTTTTTCTGGTTCGTCCCAATCTACTGTTTCTGGACGTCCTGTTTTAACCCCGCAAAACCCACAAGAGCGTGTGCAAATATTACCTAAAATCATAAAGGTAGCCGTACCTTCTCCCCAGCATTCGCCCATATTCGGACAGCTTCCAGAGGTGCAAATAGTATTTAGTTTGTATTTGTCTACCAAGCCTCTAAGCTCAGTATATTTTTTTCCTGTTGGTAATTTAACGCGTAGCCATTTTGGTTTGGCTTGTCTTTCTGGTAGTATATTTGAAGTCGTATCTGTGTTCATTTAATATAAAATTTCAGAGGGTAAAGATACAAAGTATTCTATTAAATTAGTTTATAAAATATGTAGAAACCCAGGGCTATAGTTTGGGTTAAACCAATGGCCAATATATTTGATTTTATGCTGATGAATATAACCTGTTAAATATGTTCCTTTTTTATAATCGTACTAATCTAAATTCGACAAATGAAAATGCCAACAAAGTTTTGGTTTTCAAGGATATATATGAGGGGTTAATCGTTACTTTTGTTAATTATTTCTGCCAATAATTTTTTGGCTCGCAACAACTTAACTTTTACATTATTTATAGGTTCTTTAAGTTCTGCAGAAATTTCTTTGTAACTCAATTCTTGAAAATATCTTAAGTTTATAACTTCTTGATAATGCGGTTTTAGCTTTTTTATATCACGGAGTAATTTGGCTAAATGTTGCTCTGTAATTAGTTTGTCGGCTGGGGAAGGCGATTCGTCTACAACCTGAAAGGCATCGCCATTATCTCTAGAAATAACCTGAGAAATAGAACGTTTTTTCTTGCGAATCAAATCGATATGTATGTTTTTAGAAATGGCAATTAACCAGGTTTTAAAATTATAGGACTCATCAAAAGTATCAATTTTATCAAAAGCTTTAGAAAAGGTTTGAATGGTGATATCTTCAGCATCATTTTCGTTCTCTACACGTTTTAATTGAAAACCATAAACACTATCCCAAAACCTATCCAATAGATAATTGAATGCTTTTTGGTCGTTTTGTTTAGCTTGTTTTATAGCGTCTTGTATTTTCAAGGTTTAGATTTTGAAGTAAGATTGGTTATAAAGATAGTTAATTGGGTTTTAATATGAAAGAGCTCTAAAGAATAGCACAAAACAGTACGTGCTAATTAAATGCAATTTTAAAAATCAGTTAATTTTACAACATTCCAGACAGAAAGCATATTTTTAAAATTTCGACATCGGTCTTTACCATAGGTTGGATTTTTTGATGTTAAACAGAAAATTGGTTTCATATAATATGCCAAATAACTGAAAGCGAAATTACAACAATACAGATGTTGTATAAAGTTGAGATTAACCGTAAATAACTAAGAGTGTTGAGCGTCGTTACAGTTTTTGTATTGATCTGGTGTTTTGCCACAAAAACCACAAGACTCTCCTTCTTTGTTTAGCATGGGGTTCTGACTGGCACAGGTTCCAGCAAACTTACCATCTTTTTTTGCCCAAATTTTTATAGCAATTCCAGCAACTCCAAGACCAAGTATAATTAAAGTTATTAAAAGTAGTTTCATTTCGAAAATTTAAGTTATACAAAGATAATGCTTTTAACTTTAGTTTTAAAAGCGTTTAACACATCGAATATTTCTAAATACACCTATAATGCTCTTTATTATACCAATTTAGTTTTGAAATGTCGTATTATTAATTTGAATTATTTTTTGTTCAGATGATATAGAAATCGCAGATTCACGAACTCATTATTTTACTATAATATGGGCGTGAGCTAAAATCAAAGCATAGCCTGAGTTATGGTTTTATTTTATACCGAAATATGGGCGAAAAAGAACTGCGAAGCACATCACGAACACCTATTTATAACATAGAAAAATGTGAGTAAACGAATTATATGTGGCATGACATGGCTAATTTGGTATAAGCCCATATATAAAAGCAAAAAACGTTGTTTTAGTATTTTCTAAAACAACGTTTTTAATTCAGTTACTATGATTTCAATATTAATGCAATGTAATATCTGCTACGGCATTATCTAAAGATGCTGTATTGTCTGTGCTTCCTCCTTTAGGCTCAATAGTTATTTTTAGAGCTAAAGCGTCTTCTGTGTAAGGCAATGATTTAAGCTGTCTGTCGGTTTCACTTAAAATACCTAAACTAACCATTTTTCCTTGTAACTCTGCCCAAATTTGGTAGCATTGTTCT
Encoded here:
- the hemG gene encoding menaquinone-dependent protoporphyrinogen IX dehydrogenase gives rise to the protein MQQNVGIIYSSVDGQTKKICERLYKSFNDKQIETTWFPIENFNADLSKFHTLIIGASVRYGKHNEQVYKFVKENKPYFKNIKTAFFSVNLVARKADKNSPNTNPYFIKFIKNTSWNPDYTEVFAGKLDYSAYSFLDKLMIKFIMKLTKGPTKTNKAIEYTSWKKVDEFALKISKDLIRDKANQAIIN
- the msrA gene encoding peptide-methionine (S)-S-oxide reductase MsrA is translated as MKKLTCLAIISLFFSCQNSAQINKKQQAIINAEPIEVPIKNGKARAYFASGCFWCVEAIYESVKGVHEAVSGYAGGYTKNPTYQSSNTGTTGHAEAVEVIYDPKIVSFETLVDVYFASQNISQVNGQGPDHGSQYRSIIFYQNESQKQIIINKKNTLAKKLNVTIAAEVYPFQKFWIAEDYHQDYEKRNPNNSYIKNVSIPRLKKFKANFPDTLLKN
- a CDS encoding zinc ribbon domain-containing protein, coding for MAKKKEITVEDRLRALYDLQLIDSRIDEIRNVRGELPLEVRDLEDEVAGLNIRLDKLVASLEVINNDITAKKNLIEESKALIKKYTEQQQNVRNNREFNSLSKEIEFQELEIELAEKHIKEFKVQIEQKKQVIAETKERVKQRESHLKHKKDELDAILAETEKEEQALISKSEDYKKQIEARLVAAYNRIRKNVKNGLAVVPIERGASGGSFFTIPPQVQVEIASRKRVITDEHSGRILVDTALAEEQKAKMEKMFSKL
- a CDS encoding Nif3-like dinuclear metal center hexameric protein, encoding MIVQDVINHLEALAPLAYAEDFDNVGLLVGDKNAKITGVLVTLDTLETVVDEAIDKKCNLIVSFHPIIFKGLKKITGKNYVERVVLKAIKNDIAIYAIHTALDNAWQGVNHMICDQLKLVNKRVLIPQSNTIKKLTTYVPKQEAQQLRTALFNAGAGNIGNYDNCSFNVDGFGTFKGNANSNPVVGEKEILHTEAETKITITYAKHLESKILKTLFKTHSYEEVAYEITTLENKNQHIGMGMLGELENPMDGPCFLEHLKAKMNTECIRHSALINKSIKKVAVLGGSGSFAIQAAQAAGADAFVTADLKYHDFFMAENNIILADIGHYESEQYTKNLLVAYLTKKITNFAIVLSNTNTNPVKYF
- the lpxK gene encoding tetraacyldisaccharide 4'-kinase, which translates into the protein MKLIRKILFPVVPIYYVVTWLRNKLYDLGIKKSVSYDFPVICVGNLSVGGTGKTPMIEYLINLLKDDFKVATLSRGYKRKTSGFQLAGGLSDADTLGDEPFQFYNKFKNDILVAVDSDRNNGIRNLRNLEGKPNVILLDDAFQHRKVKARFNILLTTYSSIYTDDMVLPTGNLREPKSGAKRADVIVVTKCPYNLEVNTQNEIIKKIKPENDQHVFFSHITYSNAVFSSNTSIELKTLPNFTLVTGIANAKPLVDFLATYNLNFNHLNYSDHHDFSQQDILELQKHELIITTEKDYMRLKKYDILRPKLYYLPITIGLNDTQVFNKLIKDVVTPI
- a CDS encoding ATP-binding protein, with the translated sequence MSSQRTAGKDRALVDANIDYYIEQAQLNINKHNYYEAKQQLIKAIKIAVDADNKKKEGVLYALKAKLKLIVQQEDSAITSINRAIKIQESISDYENLGKSYKIFGHIYSENKEFSKALDKYNHAKSIFQNENLNECLGLVLLSEVKIHLKLNDLEKAKATNEQAILLARENGYFKTKSDALVRQGQIYSLLGDNKKALEFTQEGIKIAKENNYARILNGAYLNLSEINNNIGNYKASNAYLKEHIKLSDSLRSINHEKLYYDQKVESFINSKIEENRKQAEELKKAENKNELNTFISILSVALIIMLSLLTLSLYRNNNIRIKTNNVLQVKNKELVTAKEKAELATKTKTNFLSTITHELRTPLYAVTGLSNLLLEENPKPEQIPHLKSLKFSGDYLLTFINDILQINKIEANKVEFEKEVFNLKDKINNIILALNNSALENNSQIHLEYDSKLSENFIADQLKLSQILINLIGNAIKFTKNGDIWIRVYKINQNDTTCTLRFEIEDNGIGISQEKQNNLFDSFAQGSVQINRMYGGTGLGLYIVKGLVNLLKGKIYLKSELGKGTIFYCEIPMEYTTKMEVPEKAPTYFSKDVEKLDLTGVKILIVEDNKINQMITKKILSKLNLDCDVIDNGKEAVKLVKTNHYKVVLMDIHMPGISGIEATKLIREFNNDIIIIALTAVTIEDRMVEFKNAGFTDIIPKPFKQEEFEKKLYNALALQNSNTKLV
- the gap gene encoding type I glyceraldehyde-3-phosphate dehydrogenase — protein: MIRVAINGFGRIGRRVFRLLQDHKNIEIVVINDLADNKTLGHLLKYDSVHGVFNGSVSHNENGIIVNKKEIPLLHINHPKNIDWNPFKIDFVIEASGKFKTRNDLKHHIINGAKRVILSVPPIEDDIKTIVIGVNDTILDGTETIISNASCTTNNAAPMIDVINKLCGINQAYITTVHSYTTDQSLHDQPHRDLRRARAASQSIVPTTTGAAKALTKIFPELAQTIGGCGIRVPVINGSLTDITFNVKREITIKQVNDAFKQASQNQYKDIIEYTEDPIVSIDIVGNRHSCIFDSQMTSVIGNMVKIIGWYDNETGYSQRIIDLIRKLSDKN
- the lipA gene encoding lipoyl synthase yields the protein MNTDTTSNILPERQAKPKWLRVKLPTGKKYTELRGLVDKYKLNTICTSGSCPNMGECWGEGTATFMILGNICTRSCGFCGVKTGRPETVDWDEPEKVARSIKLMKIKHAVLTSVDRDDLKDMGSIMWAETVKAVRRMNPEITLETLIPDFQGVERHLDRIIDVAPEVVSHNIETVKRLTRAVRIQAKYEKSLGVLKYLKSQGQRRTKSGIMLGLGETKAEVIETLHDLKAHNVDVVTIGQYLQPSKKHLPVNKFYNPEEFKEFEDIGLELGFRHVESSALVRSSYRAQKHIL